In Argiope bruennichi chromosome 4, qqArgBrue1.1, whole genome shotgun sequence, the sequence gaaaggaattcatgaaatataatcaaataattcaaattttaataaaattaatacttgtaTATTAACTGTTATTTGACAAAATGTTCCAACAacctaacaaaaaaaatctaattattttattaactaataattaaatcaatctttattaactaaatatataatttaaattatgctgTAAAGCTTCATGATACAATAGAGCATAAGTACAACTTTCTGATGGCTACAATCCACTAACTACCCCAGAAcaatgaaatatagaatttgCTGCTAATTACAGACTTCATAAGggacttttttaaattcttacagaAATTGAGCTTACATAAAAACATTGGGAATGATGAAAATCAGACTATTAAGATATTCAaagataacatttaaaagaataattttaaagaattctgcatatatatattcacaaaatactttttaataacaaaagaattGTCACTCATTCATTTATCAGAAGCAGggtattatataatattcattattaaatacataCATAGATAATCAAATACATACATAGATAATCAATATATTAGATACCTGTAGACAAACAAATACAAGGGAATACTTGAAAAgatgattaattatttacaattttcaaatacaCAAACAActtgagtaaataaaattttacaagatgaacattttatatcatttttaaaaaaaaaatatttgtacataacCATTAAGCTTATTATAATTTCcagtattcttatttttcaataaatattaaaaaacagatttttactcACCATGTCATCAGGACCTTCACAGGAATGTTTAAAAGGTGtagactgaaaaatattttttagaaaaattaattaactagatttttaaaatgtttacatttcactCTCtgtagatttataaaatatttacatttcactctctgtagatttataaaatatttacatttcactCTCTGAATACAAAAAGGTTAAATAAGACTCAGTGGTCTCAAaagcttatataaaaataataataatttttattttattgttcaaaatcaAATTGTTATATCTACTTACTTCAGGTACAAGTTGTGTTAAAAACATCTCCATGTCTGCCCTAAAAGCATAAATGATCAAGTAAATTTTTTAACACCAATAGCAAGTTATATAAGCAATTAAAACaccataaaacaattatataaaggTTAAATATTACTAGACCTTCTATTTGaatgttacaaatattataaagctTGAATCACAATTTCAAAAAACAGAAAACATAATGACATCAATTAATTATCAGTgctattaaaacatttctataacataaatattgaaaaagatcaagataaaatataattttaaaaatataaatcttcaaagAATATCATGCTAAAAAagttaaatctttcatttttaaaaaatattaattcctcagtttttacttatatttaccATTCAAATTTCAGAACACATTTTTCATATATGCTCTTCATTTATGTAATActcaacatataaataattttatcatttgaaaagttATATCTACAGAtttctattcattaatttaaaaccaCTTTAGTTGCATTAATTATATTCATGGTGTTTACAGATTATCAATTGCAGCAgcattatttatgtttcaatgaAGAAATGTAATTACTTTCTGTCACAAgacttcagaaaaataaatatcagaaatgcaattaaactttttcataacattgattgaattataaaacaattttggcaattataaaacaaaaatttatacattttacaatatAGTGAATTAATATTCTGCAAGAAAATAGTATTCAAAGGAAATACATCCCttctattagaaataaaatttaatattatgtcaACAATCAATTTCCaatagtaatttcattttcttaaaatttgttgtaaattattAATCACTGAACATAGAAAACAGAGAAACttagaaaaaagaaactgcaatCTGTACAggtcatttttcattaaaaaaatgaaacatttattgagCAAGCAAATATGGTAAAATAATGATAACaataatttctatgaaatgtatcagcttcaaaattatatctattttccAACAAGGCTTTATTCccatattaaaattgttaatcgacattaatgaaatcatataaaatataaatagataatattaaaaatgataaataaaaaaaagtgaaatctgaGTTTAgctaattataaatgatttatataagCATATCAGctataattctataaaatctaAAGACTTTTATAAAGccatattgaataataattttttttaaattttaatatttaaaataattgtgaaatcagaaaaatactagcacaataaaaagcaattatataaaaacacaataaaaagcttcatataaaatcaatcaataaataaatcacaaaaatccTTTATAAAATGCCATATTTCAGATGATAACAGATTAAGAGAAGccttatttataacatttttataaataaggcaGCAATTTTTAGGAAAGAGATTCTTACCGAACATGTGGGTCccaattctgaaagaaaaaaaaatcatttataatttatagtgtaAATACAGTcactaatttgaaaaaatatgagaaTGATTTGAgaggaaaaatatgaattttttttatcgtatatCACAGTATCCGAAAAAATATTCTCAGACAGTGACAgatataaggattttaaaatgtttatgtttgTCAAAAATCTTACGATTTATAGTTTAATATTACATCTCTTACATTTTTCAAGGAATCGGATGAATAATGGTGTAAATTAGAGGAAAATGTAAATGGCATTAATTAACacttaaattatacttaatataaaaaaaaataccaaaagcaTTGTTAATAAAAAGAGAGTTTCAGACAGAAATATAAATGTtcatgtatttacatttttaaattgtgattcTATATAATTCTAACtttctactaaattttataatgaaatgaatcaaCTCTTTACAATAGAGATAAATACAGAGAAATGAGATTTTAATGCACTACATatctcatatatttaaaagattttatatatcaaaaataggTACATACATACAGTTCTACATCAAATATGAACATGTGGATAACTTTTTTccaattattacacaaaaaaaaaagatctttaaaaaaacatacttttacttaattattacaaAAGTATGAAGATTCCTTTCATCatgataaataagaataatacttAAGTATAAGAGTAAGAATAAATATTACCTCATTCAATGCCAAACTTGCTGATGTATGCATAActacaaaaaaggaaaagaaagttataaaattgaacgaaaatgatacaacatttttattttataataaataattatattacattgaTATAAAATGCACTACTGGCACTATAACATGCATTGTTATgatcaagaaatattaaattaacctattaaattttaactaatacaaATAAGATCATGCTATGATAACACATTATTATGCTATATCTAAAACAGTGATAACTgacttttccttttaaaatgcttttcagattttattttttatggaaagaaAACGGAATTTCGGTTTCACTTTCCATGCAATTTTAATGATCACAGAAATTCTTACTCTGAACATGAAAAAGGCCAACAGAAAACTGAGATACTTCTGGAATTTGTTTTAATAGTTCATCCGTTACTAGATGACATCCTCTGTGGACAGGCCGTAAATTTACTTTTCGTTGAAACCATGCTGATCCTTGTTTAATAATTCCACTGCTTGTACCAGCAGTAGCCATCTTTCGGcgaaaaaaagtaatgaaaataaacaattccGAAACTCACACTCAATGCCAAACGAGACCGAAGTAATAGTTTAAACAAGTGATGAATAGGAGGCTTCACATAAAGCAACACTTAGTTCGAGAACATAGAGAGAGATGaagaacaattttttgaaaaatgtacattATAAACATGATAATCTTCCTCAAACTaacaagaaaatttgattttagaaatttttaacgtttaaatagcatgcaaaacaatttttcaaatctctATTTTAGCCATAAAAGCTTTTTTGAAACTATTCCTAAAGAAATAACTATAAAcagaacttttaatttatatacattttattcttgagtaactaattttttttttttttttttttacacaaattatgTTGCAGTCAGGAATTGGTTTAAAATGtgattcattgaaataataacCTTCCTTTTTCATAGAggattgctttaatttttttatccacagACTTATAAGTTAATGGACTATGTAAATATTATGATGATATTGTGCAATTTCCAGTATTTTGATCCCTTTCTGATAACATGAAATCGTCAACTAatgatcaataataaattatgcatgtGCCTTGAAgccgaaaaattaaattttcattgaacatAGAATATACAATGAATGTTTAAAAGAGTATAAAATCGCAGGAGACAGAATCAGAAATGAAGGATATTTGCAAATCAAAGAGGAGAAGATATATCATGTTccaaaaaatcctaaatttttatGTTCAGA encodes:
- the LOC129966033 gene encoding UPF0047 protein YjbQ-like; the protein is MATAGTSSGIIKQGSAWFQRKVNLRPVHRGCHLVTDELLKQIPEVSQFSVGLFHVQIMHTSASLALNENWDPHVRADMEMFLTQLVPESTPFKHSCEGPDDMPAHIKACFLGSSLTIPITDGQLNLGTWQGIWLCEHRNRAGSRKVIVTINGVLQE